Proteins encoded by one window of Anaerosalibacter sp. Marseille-P3206:
- a CDS encoding MBL fold metallo-hydrolase, with amino-acid sequence MGFKFCSLSSGSSGNCQYVETDNIRLLVDGGMSGKRIETLLKSIDVEPDSIDGILVTHEHIDHTKGVGILSRRYDIPIWANENTWVGMESKIGEVKCENIKMFTTEKQFDIEDLGVYPFRVSHDANEPVGYCLFYKNIKISLLTDTGWVNNSIKDAIKGSSLYLLESNHDVEMLKVGKYPWYLKKRIMSDVGHLSNDDAGKLITEIATGKGEVVLLGHLSKENNYPLLAYETVKNIVLDAGIDIDNDINIDLTYREKATKVYNF; translated from the coding sequence ATGGGATTTAAATTTTGTTCCCTGTCTAGTGGTAGTAGTGGGAACTGTCAGTATGTTGAAACAGATAATATAAGATTGCTAGTGGATGGTGGAATGAGTGGCAAGAGGATTGAGACATTGCTTAAGAGTATTGATGTGGAACCTGATAGTATAGACGGTATTTTGGTAACTCATGAGCATATTGACCATACTAAGGGAGTGGGAATACTTTCTAGAAGATATGATATTCCTATTTGGGCCAATGAAAATACTTGGGTTGGTATGGAGTCTAAGATTGGTGAAGTTAAGTGTGAGAATATAAAGATGTTTACTACAGAAAAACAATTTGATATAGAGGATTTAGGGGTTTATCCTTTTAGGGTGTCTCATGATGCCAATGAACCTGTTGGATATTGTCTATTTTATAAAAATATCAAAATAAGTCTTTTAACTGATACTGGTTGGGTAAATAATAGTATAAAGGATGCTATTAAAGGCTCTTCCCTATATTTATTGGAATCCAATCATGATGTGGAAATGCTTAAGGTTGGTAAGTATCCATGGTATCTTAAAAAGAGGATAATGAGTGATGTAGGCCATCTTTCCAATGATGATGCTGGAAAACTCATTACTGAAATTGCTACTGGAAAGGGAGAAGTTGTACTTTTAGGGCATTTAAGCAAAGAAAATAATTATCCATTATTAGCATATGAAACAGTAAAAAACATAGTATTAGATGCGGGTATTGATATCGATAATGACATCAATATTGACCTTACCTATAGGGAAAAGGCTACAAAGGTATATAATTTTTAG
- a CDS encoding sensor histidine kinase, which yields MFSSIRWKFIVVYFLLVFIAMVIVGVFIVQKFETQQLNHISNTMEQRVETIINTSSYISEDDWKSVSEEIQKTINEWRLDWTETLYIIDNEDVPTILATTSKNYEKVVGQNALVYKFLDPSLILEAFEGETSEGVSKNLNDNSIIKHMAYPVLNEVGQVKGILYMTADLQEVYKTIDESKVILTKATLLALIITVFLGFLIASSITEPIRDVTIKAEKMARGDFDQFVEVKSDDEIGQLANMFNYLTLKLKDTIQEMDLERSKLDTIFRYMADGVIAVDMDGNIIHANPVATKILGIDSEELPSPHMTEKLMSLENGLSLDELKDKAIDELEGDETLEIGSSVYKIKYAPFKNEKNNIGGLIIVFQDITDQHKLDNMRKEFVANVSHELKTPITTIKSYAETLMENDDLDEELSNKFLTVIDNECDRMTRIVRALLQLSNLDYKKTKWNKVEIDVEKLIRDSCMKLDLSFKEKGHMAIIDIEEDLPNIVGDKDGIEQVILNIISNAIKYTPDSGEINISAKRTLDSVLIRIEDNGMGIPEKDMERIFERFYRVDKARSRELGGTGLGLSIAKQIIEAHNGKIELKSEYNVGTTVDINLPFA from the coding sequence ATGTTTTCAAGCATTAGGTGGAAGTTTATTGTTGTATATTTTTTGTTGGTTTTTATAGCCATGGTAATAGTAGGTGTGTTCATAGTTCAAAAGTTTGAAACTCAACAACTTAACCATATTTCAAATACTATGGAACAGCGAGTTGAAACCATTATCAACACTTCTTCTTATATTTCTGAAGATGATTGGAAAAGTGTTAGTGAAGAGATTCAAAAGACTATTAATGAATGGCGTCTTGATTGGACGGAAACACTATATATTATAGACAATGAAGATGTGCCAACTATTTTGGCTACCACATCTAAAAATTATGAAAAGGTTGTAGGCCAAAATGCGTTAGTGTACAAATTTTTGGACCCATCTCTTATTTTGGAAGCTTTTGAAGGGGAAACGAGTGAAGGTGTAAGCAAAAATTTAAATGACAATAGTATTATTAAGCATATGGCTTATCCAGTTTTGAATGAGGTAGGACAGGTAAAGGGTATTTTGTATATGACAGCAGATTTGCAGGAAGTATATAAGACCATAGATGAGTCAAAGGTAATACTTACCAAGGCTACATTGTTGGCATTGATTATTACTGTTTTTTTGGGATTTTTGATTGCTAGTAGTATTACTGAGCCTATAAGGGATGTCACTATTAAGGCTGAGAAGATGGCTAGAGGGGATTTTGACCAATTTGTTGAAGTCAAATCAGATGATGAGATTGGCCAACTTGCCAATATGTTTAATTATCTTACCTTAAAGCTTAAGGATACAATACAGGAGATGGATTTAGAAAGAAGTAAGTTAGACACTATATTTAGATATATGGCGGATGGGGTAATTGCTGTGGATATGGATGGAAATATCATCCATGCCAATCCCGTTGCTACAAAGATATTGGGTATTGATTCGGAAGAATTACCATCGCCTCATATGACGGAAAAACTTATGTCTTTGGAAAATGGTTTAAGTTTAGATGAGTTAAAGGATAAGGCCATTGACGAGCTTGAGGGGGATGAGACCCTAGAAATAGGTTCTTCAGTATATAAGATAAAGTATGCTCCTTTTAAAAATGAAAAAAATAATATTGGAGGACTAATTATAGTATTCCAAGATATAACTGATCAGCATAAACTAGATAATATGAGAAAGGAATTTGTTGCTAATGTGTCTCATGAATTAAAGACACCAATTACTACTATTAAAAGTTATGCTGAAACATTGATGGAAAATGATGATTTAGATGAAGAATTATCTAATAAATTTTTAACTGTAATTGATAATGAATGTGATAGGATGACTAGAATAGTTAGGGCTTTACTTCAGTTGTCAAATTTAGATTACAAAAAGACTAAATGGAATAAAGTCGAGATTGATGTAGAGAAGCTTATCAGGGATTCATGTATGAAACTTGATTTGTCTTTTAAGGAAAAGGGTCATATGGCAATTATAGATATTGAGGAGGATTTACCAAATATTGTTGGTGATAAAGATGGTATTGAACAGGTTATACTAAATATAATTTCAAATGCTATTAAATATACACCAGATAGTGGAGAAATAAATATATCAGCGAAGAGAACCCTAGATAGTGTATTGATTAGAATAGAGGATAATGGTATGGGAATACCAGAAAAAGACATGGAAAGGATTTTTGAAAGATTTTATAGAGTTGATAAGGCAAGGAGTAGAGAACTTGGAGGTACTGGATTGGGTTTATCTATAGCAAAACAGATAATAGAGGCACATAATGGAAAAATAGAACTAAAAAGTGAATACAATGTGGGGACAACAGTTGATATTAACTTGCCTTTTGCATAG
- a CDS encoding response regulator, protein MDKKILVVDDEKSIADILKFNLEKEGFLVELAYDGEEAINKAFKTSPDLVVLDIMLPKKDGFQVLKEIRKDLKVPVLMLTAKEEEVDKVLGLELGADDYVTKPFSMRELIARIKANLRRVEYSNGDISNEDVIVSGDLVIDLSKYEVKKNGEVVDLTLREYELLKFLASSAEQVFTREQLLEEVWGYEYYGDIRTVDVTVRRLREKVEDEDGEYKYILTKRGVGYYFGRS, encoded by the coding sequence ATGGATAAGAAAATATTAGTTGTAGATGATGAGAAGTCTATTGCTGACATTTTGAAATTTAATCTTGAAAAGGAAGGTTTTTTGGTTGAATTGGCTTATGATGGTGAAGAGGCTATCAATAAGGCGTTTAAGACTTCACCTGATTTAGTGGTTTTGGATATTATGCTTCCTAAAAAAGATGGTTTTCAAGTTCTAAAGGAGATTCGTAAGGATTTAAAGGTTCCTGTTCTTATGTTGACTGCAAAAGAGGAAGAAGTGGACAAGGTATTGGGCTTGGAACTAGGCGCAGATGACTATGTTACTAAACCTTTTAGTATGAGGGAATTGATTGCTAGGATTAAGGCAAACTTAAGAAGAGTGGAATATTCAAATGGTGATATATCAAATGAAGATGTTATTGTTTCTGGAGATTTGGTTATAGATTTAAGTAAGTATGAGGTTAAGAAGAATGGAGAAGTGGTAGATCTTACTTTGAGAGAGTATGAGCTTCTTAAATTTTTGGCTTCAAGTGCTGAGCAGGTTTTTACAAGAGAACAACTTCTTGAGGAAGTTTGGGGTTATGAATATTATGGTGATATACGTACAGTGGATGTGACAGTTAGAAGACTTCGAGAAAAGGTAGAAGATGAAGATGGAGAATATAAATACATACTTACAAAAAGAGGGGTAGGTTATTATTTCGGGAGGAGCTAA
- the yycH gene encoding two-component system activity regulator YycH, whose translation MNREDMKTLLLILLVCVSIFFTKELWIEVPGELLSTFKRSEGVTSSYIFSDMIRPHKILLNFNKNSHTLLYVDEDYNLWPSGKIILRQALSEKDFRTNYITDEAFLSYQNYKSITYFFSEEMSTYILAKALEIKAPNDITEKISKLNSIYIFLEKDEPILILSNNDEHIKVTGFKFNTKALREITNGIESKGNYTNYYSMKDTLGINNELFIPYKMTDGLPVVYVQNEIKVDNREEIRDIAEGFFGRDIDYLREIVEDNGSTIYIYNQKVLKIHLNGYLEYFSPLEEPISERNLYISLNTAADFISKHSTVLKGMYVDKVEKIKSDKNLGYRLTFKYRIRGIPLVIDNNDVEPFIEIEVFNKYVRSYKRFVRKDMNLPQYKENLEERKMLSAFDVINMNYDLIESRFIKDKGINGKEDIENLNEEVINSIEDISLAYFDPCTKESNEKLVGIWAMMVEGRVYGFDVYTGELVYENDLHKENVDGE comes from the coding sequence ATGAATAGAGAAGATATGAAGACTTTACTCCTTATACTATTGGTTTGTGTGAGCATTTTTTTCACTAAGGAATTGTGGATTGAAGTACCGGGAGAATTATTATCTACTTTTAAGAGAAGTGAAGGTGTGACAAGTTCCTATATTTTTTCTGATATGATTAGACCCCATAAGATATTATTGAATTTTAATAAGAATAGTCATACTTTACTCTATGTAGATGAAGATTATAATCTTTGGCCTAGTGGAAAGATTATTTTAAGACAAGCGTTGTCAGAAAAGGATTTTCGGACAAACTATATTACTGACGAAGCATTTCTTTCCTATCAAAATTATAAATCTATTACTTATTTTTTCTCTGAAGAAATGAGCACTTATATTTTGGCTAAGGCTTTAGAGATTAAAGCTCCTAATGACATCACTGAAAAGATATCCAAACTCAATAGTATTTATATTTTTCTTGAAAAAGATGAACCAATTTTAATTTTAAGTAATAATGATGAACATATTAAGGTAACAGGTTTTAAATTTAATACAAAGGCTTTAAGGGAAATAACAAATGGAATAGAATCAAAAGGAAATTATACTAATTATTACTCTATGAAAGATACTTTAGGCATAAATAATGAATTGTTTATTCCATATAAGATGACTGATGGTCTTCCTGTTGTGTATGTTCAAAATGAAATTAAAGTTGATAACAGGGAAGAGATAAGGGATATTGCAGAGGGTTTTTTTGGTAGGGACATTGATTATCTAAGAGAAATAGTGGAGGATAATGGTTCGACCATATATATTTACAATCAAAAGGTTTTGAAGATTCATCTAAATGGTTATTTGGAGTATTTTTCTCCGTTAGAAGAACCTATAAGTGAAAGAAATTTATATATTAGTTTGAATACTGCGGCAGATTTCATTTCAAAACATTCTACAGTGTTAAAGGGAATGTATGTAGACAAAGTTGAAAAGATTAAATCAGATAAAAACTTAGGTTATAGACTGACTTTTAAATACCGAATTAGAGGTATTCCCCTTGTGATTGACAATAATGATGTAGAACCTTTTATTGAGATTGAGGTATTCAATAAATATGTACGAAGTTACAAGAGATTTGTGAGAAAGGATATGAATCTCCCTCAATACAAGGAAAATCTTGAAGAAAGAAAGATGTTGTCTGCATTTGATGTAATCAACATGAATTATGATTTGATTGAATCTAGGTTTATTAAAGATAAAGGTATAAATGGTAAGGAAGACATTGAAAATTTAAATGAGGAAGTTATAAACAGTATTGAAGATATTTCTTTGGCATATTTTGACCCTTGTACTAAGGAAAGCAATGAAAAGTTAGTAGGTATTTGGGCGATGATGGTTGAAGGAAGAGTTTATGGCTTTGATGTGTATACAGGAGAATTGGTTTATGAAAATGATCTTCATAAGGAGAATGTGGATGGTGAATAG
- a CDS encoding CxxH/CxxC protein: MYVVCNEHLEDAIEEFVDVYEQPPDIYELDKVSFTDWASPSTCDFCDRHPKYLVV; the protein is encoded by the coding sequence ATGTATGTTGTATGTAATGAACACTTAGAGGATGCCATTGAGGAATTCGTTGATGTCTATGAACAGCCACCAGATATATATGAATTAGATAAGGTGAGCTTTACAGATTGGGCAAGTCCTTCTACTTGTGATTTTTGCGATAGACATCCTAAGTATTTAGTTGTTTAG
- the surE gene encoding 5'/3'-nucleotidase SurE yields MRLLLVNDDGINGEGILTLARELEKEHDIIIVAPEDQRSATSHSITLRQPIIVRRVHIKDIKSKSYSISGSPADCVRVALDKILDEPVDMVISGINMGLNLGMDVLYSGTVSAAIEANIYDIPSLAISAELKDDKCNFDIAVKYVKWFLDKANHRFLNSKTVININTPCIGEDEIKGIKVCRIGEGIYDYYFVEDEKDEEMSLIISGRRRNESEKDTDRYYLKEGYVTITPLQYDFTNFKLIEEVKSWL; encoded by the coding sequence ATGAGATTACTTTTAGTTAATGATGATGGGATCAATGGGGAAGGTATACTTACTTTGGCTAGGGAATTGGAAAAAGAACATGATATAATTATTGTTGCTCCTGAAGACCAAAGAAGTGCTACTAGCCATTCTATTACTTTGCGTCAACCTATTATAGTGAGGAGAGTACATATTAAAGATATAAAGTCTAAATCATATAGTATTTCAGGTTCTCCAGCGGATTGTGTTAGGGTTGCACTTGACAAGATATTAGATGAGCCTGTGGATATGGTTATTTCAGGGATAAATATGGGTCTTAATTTGGGAATGGATGTATTGTATTCTGGAACTGTTTCTGCAGCTATTGAGGCAAATATATATGATATTCCTTCTTTGGCTATTTCAGCAGAGTTAAAAGATGATAAATGTAATTTTGATATTGCAGTTAAATATGTAAAATGGTTTTTGGATAAGGCAAATCATAGATTTTTAAATAGCAAAACTGTAATCAATATAAATACTCCTTGTATTGGTGAAGATGAAATAAAGGGAATAAAGGTTTGTAGAATAGGAGAAGGGATATATGATTACTATTTTGTAGAAGATGAGAAAGATGAAGAGATGTCTCTCATTATTAGTGGTAGAAGAAGAAATGAATCAGAAAAAGATACGGATAGATACTATTTAAAAGAAGGGTATGTAACAATAACACCCCTTCAATATGATTTTACAAATTTTAAATTGATAGAAGAAGTGAAAAGTTGGCTTTAG
- a CDS encoding calcium-transporting P-type ATPase, PMR1-type, producing MDWYRKNIQNTMEDISSDSNSGLHKEEVSRRLEKYGPNELKEKKGEGLLAKILYQFKDFLVLILIGASIVSMLVGEVKDSIVIIAIVIINATLGIIQEGRAEKALEALKKMASPNAKVIREGQLNTVPANTLVPGDMVVLEAGDIIPADLRLIESSNLKIEEASLTGESVPVEKNASSVFDDEVPLGDRNNMAYMSTVVTYGRGKGVVVGTSGNTEIGKIAELIQTFEDETTPLQKKLDQLGKYLGIGCLVVCGIVFAVGLYQGRKLLDMFMVAISLAVAAIPEGLPAIVTIVLALGMNKMVKRNAIVKKLLAVETLGCTTVICSDKTGTLTQNEMTVVKTYTDGNIVEVTGKGYAPNGEFVLNNESIIATESHGLNLLLTIGTLCNDATLDYVGEDDIYRILGDPTEGALVTLAEKGNLNNKELNSKHPRISEIPFDSERKMMTTFHENYIEGKIVSFTKGAPDIVLNRCNNIFLNGKVQPLTKDLRKQILNTNSNFSQDALRVLAFSFRTHDNLPSEINSQSIEKDLTFVGLVGMIDPPRTEAKEAIKICKESGINTIMITGDYKETAFAIGKDLGIANNIENAMTGEDLNKITDEELREKVKTTNVFARVAPEHKVRIVDALKHNGEITAMTGDGVNDALALKRADIGISMGITGTDVAKNTAEVILTDDNFASIVSAVEEGRIIYSNIRKFVFFLLSCNVGEILIVFLSILFNLQVPLLPIQLLWLNLITDSFPALALGVERGEPDIMEIPPRNPDEPILDKTMLSGIIVQSIALTIAVMLAYLWGLRHFDGIVIPRTIAFTTLITAELTRAFSSRSEKHTLFKIGFFTNKTLVYATLASLALMFAVLYTPTLQPIFHTYPLGIKEWSIVLRFCLIPIIAGEVNKLIRR from the coding sequence ATGGACTGGTACAGAAAAAATATCCAAAACACCATGGAAGATATTTCTTCAGACTCAAATTCTGGCCTACATAAGGAAGAAGTTTCAAGAAGGCTAGAAAAATATGGCCCAAATGAGTTGAAAGAAAAAAAAGGTGAAGGACTATTAGCCAAAATACTTTACCAATTCAAAGACTTTTTAGTACTCATATTGATTGGTGCAAGTATAGTATCCATGTTAGTAGGAGAAGTGAAAGACTCCATAGTCATAATTGCCATAGTAATAATAAATGCTACATTGGGAATTATTCAAGAAGGTAGAGCTGAAAAAGCTCTAGAAGCTCTCAAAAAAATGGCCTCTCCCAATGCAAAAGTAATAAGAGAAGGTCAATTAAACACTGTACCTGCTAATACTCTAGTACCTGGAGATATGGTTGTTTTAGAAGCAGGAGATATTATTCCAGCAGATTTAAGATTAATTGAAAGTTCTAATTTAAAAATTGAAGAGGCTTCTCTTACTGGCGAATCTGTTCCTGTGGAAAAGAATGCCAGTAGTGTCTTTGATGATGAAGTACCTCTTGGAGATAGGAATAACATGGCTTACATGAGTACAGTTGTTACTTATGGAAGAGGAAAAGGAGTAGTTGTAGGAACTAGTGGTAATACTGAAATAGGTAAAATTGCAGAATTAATTCAAACCTTCGAAGACGAAACAACTCCTCTTCAAAAGAAACTAGACCAACTTGGCAAATATCTAGGAATTGGTTGCTTAGTTGTTTGTGGAATAGTATTTGCTGTTGGATTGTATCAAGGGAGAAAATTACTAGATATGTTCATGGTAGCTATAAGCTTAGCAGTAGCTGCAATACCTGAAGGACTACCTGCTATTGTAACTATAGTACTTGCCTTAGGTATGAACAAAATGGTCAAAAGAAATGCCATAGTTAAAAAGCTTCTTGCAGTTGAAACCCTAGGTTGCACAACAGTAATCTGCTCTGACAAAACAGGGACCCTTACACAAAACGAAATGACTGTAGTCAAAACCTATACAGATGGAAATATTGTAGAAGTAACAGGAAAAGGCTATGCACCAAATGGAGAATTCGTACTAAACAATGAATCTATAATTGCTACAGAATCACACGGATTAAACCTACTACTAACCATTGGAACCCTTTGCAATGATGCCACATTGGACTATGTAGGCGAAGATGATATATATAGGATATTGGGAGATCCAACAGAAGGAGCATTGGTCACATTAGCTGAAAAAGGCAATTTAAACAACAAGGAATTAAACTCAAAACATCCTAGAATAAGTGAAATACCCTTTGATTCAGAAAGAAAGATGATGACAACTTTCCATGAAAACTATATAGAAGGAAAAATTGTATCCTTCACAAAGGGAGCCCCAGATATAGTACTAAATAGATGTAACAATATCTTTCTAAATGGAAAAGTTCAGCCGTTAACTAAAGATTTAAGAAAACAAATACTAAATACAAATAGTAACTTTTCACAAGATGCCCTTAGGGTATTGGCCTTTAGCTTTAGAACTCATGACAATTTGCCAAGTGAAATAAATAGTCAAAGTATAGAAAAAGATTTGACCTTTGTAGGTCTAGTTGGAATGATTGACCCACCAAGAACTGAAGCCAAAGAAGCCATCAAGATATGTAAAGAATCTGGTATCAACACCATCATGATAACAGGAGACTACAAAGAAACAGCCTTTGCCATAGGAAAAGATCTAGGAATAGCAAACAATATAGAAAACGCCATGACTGGAGAAGATCTAAACAAAATCACAGATGAAGAACTAAGAGAAAAAGTAAAAACCACCAATGTATTTGCTCGTGTTGCCCCTGAACACAAAGTCCGTATAGTAGATGCCCTCAAACACAATGGAGAAATAACTGCCATGACTGGAGACGGAGTAAATGACGCCCTAGCATTAAAAAGAGCAGACATTGGTATTTCCATGGGAATAACCGGAACGGATGTAGCCAAAAACACAGCTGAAGTAATACTCACAGACGACAACTTCGCAAGCATTGTATCCGCTGTAGAAGAAGGAAGAATAATCTATAGCAATATAAGAAAATTTGTATTCTTCTTGTTGTCCTGTAATGTTGGAGAAATACTAATAGTATTTTTAAGCATATTGTTCAATCTGCAAGTTCCACTATTGCCAATACAATTGTTGTGGCTCAATTTGATAACAGACAGTTTCCCAGCACTAGCCCTAGGAGTAGAACGTGGAGAACCAGATATAATGGAAATACCTCCTAGAAACCCAGATGAACCAATACTAGACAAAACCATGCTCTCAGGAATAATCGTCCAAAGTATAGCCCTTACAATAGCCGTAATGCTAGCTTACTTGTGGGGACTAAGACATTTTGACGGTATAGTAATACCTAGAACCATTGCATTTACTACACTGATCACTGCAGAACTCACAAGAGCATTCTCCAGTAGATCAGAAAAACATACATTATTCAAAATAGGATTTTTCACAAACAAGACACTAGTATACGCAACACTAGCTTCCCTTGCACTAATGTTTGCAGTACTATATACTCCAACTCTCCAACCAATATTTCACACCTACCCACTTGGTATAAAAGAATGGAGTATAGTACTTAGATTTTGCTTGATACCAATAATCGCAGGAGAAGTGAATAAGTTGATAAGACGTTAA
- the yycI gene encoding two-component system regulatory protein YycI, with product MDWSKAKTILIIAFIITNLLLAYVLFENNNVAEPTVSDDFIQNVEKLLKSKNITLNCEIPKEVPSLSMMTVEYEVRNIAEINMSFFNGTCIGTTQEEGIVEFKKNRETVKVIDEKQLVYENENIESNYADLDEDKAIHIAEEFLKAKGFTNEDMKLTYKSNYNDTFYLEYTKVYNGIYVENTYSKFVIDKRGVKGFERLWMNTKAIGENKIYISTAPKAILALLNTESAYGKVIEDISLCYYFDPKKHSDEVVGDLKKAKEGKAIPAWRIQFNDDSFVFLDEY from the coding sequence ATGGATTGGTCAAAAGCTAAGACCATCTTAATAATAGCATTTATAATAACTAATTTACTTTTGGCTTATGTGTTGTTTGAAAACAACAATGTAGCTGAACCAACTGTTAGTGATGATTTCATACAAAATGTAGAAAAGCTCTTGAAATCAAAGAATATTACTTTAAATTGCGAGATACCAAAAGAAGTGCCTTCTTTGAGCATGATGACTGTTGAATATGAAGTAAGAAATATAGCTGAGATAAATATGAGCTTTTTCAATGGTACTTGTATTGGTACCACACAGGAAGAAGGAATTGTAGAATTTAAAAAGAATAGAGAAACAGTTAAAGTAATTGATGAAAAGCAGTTGGTTTATGAAAATGAAAATATAGAGAGTAATTATGCTGATTTAGATGAAGATAAAGCCATTCATATTGCTGAAGAGTTTTTGAAAGCAAAAGGTTTTACAAATGAAGATATGAAGCTAACTTATAAGAGCAATTATAATGATACTTTTTATTTAGAGTATACGAAAGTTTACAATGGGATTTATGTAGAGAATACTTATTCAAAGTTTGTGATTGATAAAAGAGGAGTTAAGGGATTTGAACGACTTTGGATGAATACAAAGGCAATAGGTGAAAATAAGATTTACATAAGTACTGCACCTAAGGCTATTTTAGCTCTTTTGAATACAGAGAGTGCCTATGGAAAGGTTATAGAGGATATTTCACTTTGCTATTATTTTGATCCGAAAAAGCATAGTGATGAGGTAGTTGGAGATTTGAAAAAGGCCAAGGAGGGAAAGGCTATTCCTGCTTGGAGGATACAATTTAATGATGATAGCTTTGTCTTTCTTGATGAATACTAA
- a CDS encoding serine protease HtrA has product MDDRNFDNEYFVDRPVVEKKPPKKRGGFFSYFLVALIAALIGGLVSSYIAPNYLYGKVLPVPEIYKSGVANEQINITPKDDITTVSAVAKKTISSVVGITTVEQVREFFWVRDVEGVGSGVIVDSNGYILTNSHVVGDGNAKRITVLFEDGSKKVGRVLWYDQSIDLAVVKVDAKGLPVAELGDSDILEVGQLAVAIGNPLGLDFQRTVTSGIISGLNRTIKVDAHNIIEDLIQTDASINPGNSGGPLLNNKGEVIGINTAKIQSAEGLGFSIPINVVKPILKQVIKEGDFEPVLIGIQGVEVERYEAALGIELSADEGVIVLEVLANSPAEKANLRPGDIITKINDVKIADMNHLKREMFKFKEGDKAILTVIRDGSESKVEITLFSMKR; this is encoded by the coding sequence ATGGATGATAGAAATTTTGATAATGAATATTTTGTTGATAGGCCTGTAGTTGAGAAGAAACCACCTAAAAAAAGGGGAGGATTTTTTTCTTATTTTTTAGTAGCTTTGATTGCTGCACTTATTGGTGGATTGGTTTCTTCATATATAGCGCCAAATTATTTATATGGTAAAGTGTTGCCAGTGCCTGAGATCTATAAGAGTGGTGTGGCTAATGAACAGATAAATATTACACCTAAGGATGATATAACTACTGTGAGTGCAGTGGCGAAAAAGACTATTAGTTCAGTTGTAGGGATTACAACTGTTGAGCAAGTTAGAGAATTCTTTTGGGTAAGGGATGTTGAGGGAGTTGGCTCTGGTGTCATAGTTGATAGCAATGGATATATTTTGACGAACTCTCATGTAGTAGGAGATGGAAATGCTAAGAGGATAACTGTGTTGTTTGAAGATGGTAGCAAAAAAGTCGGAAGAGTGTTGTGGTATGATCAAAGTATAGACTTAGCTGTAGTTAAGGTAGATGCAAAAGGACTTCCAGTGGCAGAGTTGGGAGATTCAGATATTTTGGAAGTTGGTCAACTTGCTGTGGCTATAGGCAATCCATTGGGATTGGATTTTCAGAGGACTGTTACATCTGGTATTATAAGTGGTCTTAATAGAACTATAAAAGTAGATGCTCATAATATTATAGAAGATTTGATTCAAACGGATGCGTCAATCAATCCAGGAAATAGTGGAGGGCCTCTTTTGAATAACAAAGGTGAAGTAATAGGAATAAACACTGCTAAGATACAAAGTGCTGAGGGTTTAGGTTTTTCTATTCCAATAAATGTAGTTAAGCCAATTCTTAAGCAGGTAATCAAGGAAGGAGATTTTGAACCTGTTTTGATTGGTATACAGGGAGTAGAAGTGGAAAGATATGAAGCTGCATTGGGTATAGAGTTGAGTGCAGATGAAGGGGTTATAGTGTTAGAAGTGTTGGCTAATTCACCAGCAGAAAAGGCAAACTTGAGACCTGGAGATATTATAACCAAGATAAATGATGTTAAAATAGCTGATATGAATCATTTGAAGAGAGAAATGTTCAAATTCAAAGAAGGAGATAAGGCTATTTTGACAGTTATTAGAGATGGTAGTGAATCAAAGGTAGAAATAACACTGTTTTCAATGAAGAGATAA